The DNA window GCGGGCCCATGGGGGTGCACGAGGAGGACCGGTTCCCGCACTTGAGGGACGAGATCCTCCTGGCCTCCGACGCGCTGCGGCTCGGAGTGCCGATCCTCGGTGTCTGCCTCGGCGCGCAGGTCCTTGCGGCGGCCGCGGGGGCGCGGGTGTACCGCGGGCCGGCGCAGGAGATCGGCTGGTTCCCGACCACGCTCACAGCCGCGGGGCGGGCGGATCCGATCCTCGGTCTTCTCCCCGGCGAGGCGATGGTGTTCCACTGGCACGGCGACACCTTCGACCCGCCGCCGGGCGCGACGCTCCTCGCGTCGTCGCGTCTCTACGAGCAGCAGGCGTTCCGTCTGTCGCCGCGCGCCTGGGGCGTGCAGTTCCATCCGGAGATCACGGAGGCGATGGTGGACGACTGGGCGGGGCGCGCGCGCGAGGACGAGGCGGCGTCGTTCGGCGGCGCCGAGGGCGCGGCGAGGATGCGCGACGATGCCCGGCGCCATGTCCCGGCGCTCGCCCCGCGGGTCGCCGCGCTCGGGCGCGCCTTCCTGGCCCTCAGCGCACCCTGACGTTCTTCATCTTTCGATAGATCTCGAGCGCGTCCGGCAGGGGAGGCTGCGACAGGACGGCGAGAGCGTCCTCGACGTAATCCTCCTGGCGCATCCCGACCAGGACACAGGTCACGCCGGGCGTCGAGCACAGGACGGCGAGCGCCTTCTGCGACAGCGTTGCGCCGCGGCGATCCCGGGGCAGGAGCGGATCGATCGCCTCGGTCACCTTGCCGCTGCGCGAGCGACTGCGGTTGGACGCCTCGCGCGCGATCCCCCCGAGGAGCGCCTCGAGCGACGGGATGCAGCGCTCCCACCAGGCCTGCCAGCGCGGGCGGACGTCGTCGGGGACGTTCTGCGCCAGCGTCCGGGCGGTGTGGTTGAGCCGCGGGATGGCGTACTGCTGCTCGATCTGCTTCCAGTGCTCCAGGTCTTCGATCTGATCCTGCATGACCGCCAGCTGGTCGATGAGGTCGAAGAACGGATCGATGGCGGCGGCCGGGGTTCCCGAAGGCGGCGCGATCGTCGCGCGGTACTCCTCCTCGAGGGTCTTCAGGTCCGCGTGAATCGCCTTGAGGCTCGGTCCCTTGTCCCGCTCCTGGACCCCGGCCAGGCGGATGAGGCGCTTCCCGACGATGGCGTTGAGCGGGCGATTGATCAAGACCGCCAGGCTGGCCCCTGCCGCGGCCTCGAGCGGCGTCAGCCGGCGCTCCGGGCCGGTGTTGACCAGGAGCGCACCGCCCGACTCGAACACGTTCATCGGCATCTGCACGACGCGGAAATGGTGCTCCTTGCCGCCCGCCTCCTCGGCGGCCTTCAGGAAGTAGCTCAGCGACGTGGCCTCGGGATCGTCGGCGGCGGCGACGAGCGAATTCGACGACACGCCGTAGCAGCCGATCTCGCCGCGCGTCACGGCCTTTTCGAAGAAGGCGAACGCCTCCTGGACGCGGCGGTAGAACTCGGCGCGCAGCACGTCGAGGTCGCGGCCGCGGCCGTGCTTCTTGGCGTCGGTGAGGAAATACTCCGGATTGTGCAGCAGGCAGACGTCCAGGGTCGCGAGACCGAGCCGGTCGAGGGACCGCGCCAGCTGGTCCTTCAGGAATTCCGGATGGATGCAATGCCAGCACCACTCCTCGACCTTGACCATCTCGGGGAAGGGGAAGCCGGCCTTTTCGCGCTCGGTCGCCAGACGCATGTTCTCGCCCTGCACGTAGCCGATCTTCGACACGACCACGACCGCCTCGCGCGGCACGCGGCCGTTCCGCCCGGCTTCCTTGAGCACGCGCCCGACCAGCCGTTCGCTGCCGCCGTCCATGTAGTTCGTCGAGGTGTCGATGAGATTGCAGCCGGAGGCGAGGGCCGCCTCGAGCGCCGCGCGGTGCTCCGGCGTGGCGTCGTCCACGCGGTAGCAGCCGAAGCCGAGCCGGCTGACGTAGAGCCCCGTGGCGCCGAGCGGGACGTGGCCGTGCGGCGCGTGCGCCGGAAACCTCGCCAGGTGGTCGCGCGTTCCCCCGGGGGTGGCCCGGCCGGAGAACGGAGAGTCGCTCACGCGCGCCCCCCGGAGGCGCGGGTGCGGTCCGCCCCTCCGGCGAGACGGTCGAGCCTTCGCCCGTAGGCGAGGACCCGCCGCACGAACCGCTCGCGCCGCCTCGTGTCGTGCAGGGCGTCCTCCTCCTCGACCGGCAGGCCCGGGAACCGCGTCGTCAAGGCGCGGGCGAACACTCCGGAGCCGTCGCGCGCCGGCGGC is part of the Candidatus Dormiibacterota bacterium genome and encodes:
- a CDS encoding aldo/keto reductase, encoding MSDSPFSGRATPGGTRDHLARFPAHAPHGHVPLGATGLYVSRLGFGCYRVDDATPEHRAALEAALASGCNLIDTSTNYMDGGSERLVGRVLKEAGRNGRVPREAVVVVSKIGYVQGENMRLATEREKAGFPFPEMVKVEEWCWHCIHPEFLKDQLARSLDRLGLATLDVCLLHNPEYFLTDAKKHGRGRDLDVLRAEFYRRVQEAFAFFEKAVTRGEIGCYGVSSNSLVAAADDPEATSLSYFLKAAEEAGGKEHHFRVVQMPMNVFESGGALLVNTGPERRLTPLEAAAGASLAVLINRPLNAIVGKRLIRLAGVQERDKGPSLKAIHADLKTLEEEYRATIAPPSGTPAAAIDPFFDLIDQLAVMQDQIEDLEHWKQIEQQYAIPRLNHTARTLAQNVPDDVRPRWQAWWERCIPSLEALLGGIAREASNRSRSRSGKVTEAIDPLLPRDRRGATLSQKALAVLCSTPGVTCVLVGMRQEDYVEDALAVLSQPPLPDALEIYRKMKNVRVR
- a CDS encoding gamma-glutamyl-gamma-aminobutyrate hydrolase family protein (Members of this family of hydrolases with an active site Cys residue belong to MEROPS family C26.); the encoded protein is MRGILLVQHAESEGPGLLAQALDERRLPIRLVRADRGESVPRAAAGAAAVIILGGPMGVHEEDRFPHLRDEILLASDALRLGVPILGVCLGAQVLAAAAGARVYRGPAQEIGWFPTTLTAAGRADPILGLLPGEAMVFHWHGDTFDPPPGATLLASSRLYEQQAFRLSPRAWGVQFHPEITEAMVDDWAGRAREDEAASFGGAEGAARMRDDARRHVPALAPRVAALGRAFLALSAP